One genomic region from Jilunia laotingensis encodes:
- a CDS encoding Omp28-related outer membrane protein: MIKCKYLLLVVCLVWAGSILNAQWCVAPDSPIEQQSGISKTVKDQGNGRVLYSYCSSDAAVTAKSGIGSNTDDDVKVTTAIRLSEGMMGLLKGRNIYSLKVGIAADADDATVFIRKEDGTILWQITKALELGWNDVVLENPLVIPGDQPLYIGFSAVQHDRKYLIPVAKETGKVNGLFLSANGEPLTEYTSMGNLCLKVEVDGNESEFGYVASMLKAYSTKPYLLEGKEAATDMTIYFLNEGENSISKIKLGRKLNDKELSDTICTFKRRLRANSLGELTLKVAPTESGNYTFTLKEIEKTPVSVKPIMAGVTIYKAEDAIKRVVLIEEFTSQSCGNCPAGQKALHKVISGNEDRVALVLHHSGYEPDIFTKQESVNYCYFYNTTTYAPAMMIDRTHLSDYDTDGVGSLVFDPRNFSESTFTKELALPALVSVDINCSYDEASRKLTVIVSGNKTVDLVGDHVGVTVFLLESNYIGYQHGNGGGSEFEHNNFLRAVLSDQTGDVISFAANGTYSKRYEYKMPETYVSTTGKKTEAHPENMSIVAFVSNFDTVYPDNCFVLNANKTTSLNAGETGLKSEKAIEKSLPAFAKEGKVYVCGEYEDLKVYNLQGMEIRNEDLKPGVYIVKIIGSDKKEYVRKVYSLH; this comes from the coding sequence ATGATAAAGTGTAAATATCTTTTATTGGTAGTCTGTTTGGTATGGGCCGGCTCTATATTGAATGCTCAATGGTGTGTGGCTCCTGATTCTCCTATAGAACAGCAATCAGGAATCTCTAAAACAGTCAAGGATCAGGGAAATGGAAGGGTGCTTTACAGCTATTGCTCTTCTGATGCAGCGGTTACTGCAAAAAGCGGAATCGGATCCAATACGGATGATGATGTCAAAGTGACGACTGCAATTCGCTTGTCTGAAGGAATGATGGGGTTGCTGAAAGGTCGGAATATTTATAGTTTAAAAGTCGGTATAGCTGCTGATGCAGATGACGCTACTGTTTTTATCCGTAAAGAGGATGGAACAATTTTGTGGCAAATAACAAAAGCACTGGAATTGGGATGGAATGACGTTGTTCTTGAAAATCCTTTGGTAATACCGGGAGATCAACCTCTTTATATTGGATTCAGCGCTGTGCAACATGATCGTAAATATTTGATTCCCGTTGCTAAAGAGACCGGTAAGGTGAATGGTTTGTTTTTATCTGCAAACGGTGAACCTTTGACGGAATATACGAGCATGGGAAATCTTTGTTTGAAAGTCGAAGTTGATGGTAATGAAAGTGAATTCGGCTATGTTGCAAGTATGCTGAAAGCTTATTCTACCAAGCCTTATTTATTAGAAGGAAAAGAGGCGGCTACAGATATGACGATTTATTTTTTGAATGAAGGAGAGAATAGTATTTCCAAGATTAAATTGGGGCGTAAATTGAATGATAAAGAATTGAGCGATACTATTTGTACTTTCAAAAGAAGGTTGCGCGCGAATAGTTTAGGTGAATTGACTTTGAAAGTTGCTCCGACCGAAAGTGGAAACTATACGTTTACATTGAAAGAAATAGAAAAGACTCCGGTCTCCGTGAAACCCATAATGGCTGGTGTCACCATTTATAAAGCGGAAGATGCGATTAAGCGCGTAGTACTAATTGAAGAGTTTACCTCTCAGTCATGCGGCAATTGTCCCGCTGGGCAAAAGGCTTTGCATAAAGTAATATCGGGCAATGAGGATCGTGTAGCACTGGTTCTTCATCATTCTGGATATGAGCCGGATATATTTACTAAACAAGAAAGTGTGAATTACTGCTATTTTTATAATACGACAACTTATGCCCCGGCTATGATGATTGATAGGACGCACTTGTCTGATTACGATACTGATGGTGTGGGTTCGTTGGTTTTTGATCCCCGTAACTTCAGTGAATCTACATTCACAAAAGAGCTGGCATTGCCTGCGTTAGTTTCTGTGGATATAAATTGCTCTTATGATGAGGCAAGCAGAAAATTAACGGTTATTGTTTCAGGGAACAAAACCGTGGATTTAGTAGGAGATCATGTCGGGGTAACTGTGTTTCTGCTGGAGAGTAATTATATAGGTTACCAACACGGCAACGGAGGAGGATCTGAGTTCGAACATAATAATTTCCTTCGCGCTGTTCTTTCGGATCAGACTGGTGATGTAATCTCTTTTGCAGCAAATGGTACTTACAGTAAAAGATATGAATATAAAATGCCTGAGACTTATGTGTCGACTACAGGAAAAAAAACGGAGGCACATCCTGAGAACATGAGTATTGTGGCATTTGTTTCCAATTTCGATACGGTATATCCGGATAATTGTTTCGTACTGAATGCAAATAAAACAACCTCTCTGAATGCAGGAGAAACAGGGTTGAAATCGGAAAAAGCAATAGAAAAATCGCTTCCGGCATTTGCTAAAGAAGGCAAGGTGTATGTTTGTGGCGAATATGAAGACTTGAAAGTGTATAATTTGCAAGGAATGGAGATTCGTAATGAAGACTTGAAACCTGGCGTTTATATTGTGAAGATAATCGGTTCCGATAAAAAAGAATATGTGCGGAAAGTATACAGTCTACACTAA
- a CDS encoding Omp28-related outer membrane protein produces MKYKYLLLVIGILWNSSVVCAQWRSASQESVKQQSEVDKIVKDQGDGKVLYGYCSPSAKVNSGSGIGFQLNKNTEVTAAIRFSEGVMSVVKGRKIYRLRIGVASKADDAKVFIRKPDGTLVMEMSATLNLGWNDVVLDTPVTIPEEKELYIGYRCTQYPGEYVIAYENTTAKANGTLMALGNGILWEYSDLGNLCILVELEGTEDEFNCLGSILGVFPSESYLPQGLKKKVEMVIRFLNEGEKEVTNIKLGRKYNGKELADTICAFHNKVRANNKSELTLEVIPVETSKYEYTLKEINGNPVSASIKETGISLYDTEDVVHRVVLIEEFTSQACRNCPAGQESLHKMISGNEDNVAMVLHHSGFAPDIFSIMESDGYCYFYGSPSTYAPAMVMDRTYLSLYDTDGTGSLAFDPRSLSKSTLLKELKLPAMVSVGIKSKYDDASRKLTVTVSGHKITDLVGEHVGLTVFLLESKYVGNQSGFSGEFEHNNFPRAVLSDATGDVITFNGDGTYSKEYVYTIPESYTSTTGQVTESHPENMNVVAFVSNYNNVYPDFCAVLNANKTTSLNEEVTGLKSERATDQSIRAFAKDGTVYVYGEHSNLKVYNLQGMPVPNENLVPGVYMVRLTGSNQKEYVRKVCVGN; encoded by the coding sequence ATGAAATATAAATATTTACTATTGGTAATAGGTATTCTATGGAATAGTTCTGTAGTATGTGCCCAATGGCGTTCTGCTTCGCAGGAATCGGTTAAGCAACAATCCGAAGTTGATAAGATCGTTAAGGATCAAGGAGATGGAAAAGTACTTTATGGGTATTGTTCTCCTTCGGCCAAAGTCAATTCAGGTAGTGGAATCGGATTTCAGTTGAATAAAAATACTGAAGTGACTGCAGCCATCCGTTTCTCCGAGGGGGTTATGAGTGTGGTAAAAGGGCGGAAGATTTATCGCCTTAGGATTGGTGTAGCTTCCAAAGCTGATGACGCTAAGGTGTTCATTCGGAAGCCGGATGGAACTCTTGTTATGGAGATGTCTGCAACGCTGAATTTGGGATGGAATGATGTTGTGTTGGATACTCCCGTAACTATCCCAGAGGAGAAGGAACTCTATATAGGATATCGTTGCACGCAGTATCCGGGTGAATATGTGATTGCATATGAAAATACTACGGCCAAGGCTAACGGAACACTGATGGCTTTGGGTAATGGAATTTTGTGGGAATATTCGGATTTGGGTAATCTTTGTATATTGGTTGAATTGGAAGGCACAGAAGATGAATTCAATTGTCTTGGAAGCATATTGGGTGTTTTTCCTTCTGAGTCTTATTTGCCGCAAGGGTTAAAGAAAAAAGTTGAAATGGTGATTCGTTTTTTGAATGAAGGAGAGAAGGAGGTCACTAATATAAAACTTGGTCGTAAATATAATGGCAAGGAATTGGCTGATACGATTTGTGCTTTTCATAATAAAGTGCGAGCAAACAATAAAAGTGAATTGACTTTGGAAGTTATTCCCGTTGAAACCAGTAAATATGAGTATACCTTAAAGGAAATCAATGGGAATCCTGTGTCAGCTTCCATAAAGGAAACAGGGATTTCTTTATATGATACGGAGGATGTTGTACATCGCGTGGTGTTGATTGAGGAGTTTACTTCACAGGCCTGCCGTAATTGTCCGGCGGGGCAAGAATCTTTGCACAAGATGATTTCCGGTAATGAGGACAATGTAGCAATGGTTCTTCATCATTCCGGATTCGCACCTGATATCTTTTCGATTATGGAAAGTGATGGCTATTGTTATTTTTATGGTTCTCCGTCTACGTATGCACCGGCTATGGTAATGGATCGGACTTATTTATCGTTATATGATACTGATGGAACGGGAAGTTTAGCTTTTGACCCTCGTAGCTTATCGAAATCAACTTTATTAAAAGAATTGAAATTGCCTGCAATGGTGTCTGTCGGTATAAAAAGTAAGTATGACGACGCGAGTCGAAAATTGACGGTTACCGTGTCAGGGCATAAGATTACTGATCTAGTGGGCGAACATGTCGGATTGACCGTATTCCTATTGGAGAGTAAATATGTGGGCAATCAAAGTGGCTTCTCTGGTGAATTTGAGCATAATAATTTTCCTCGTGCCGTATTATCTGATGCGACAGGGGATGTAATAACTTTTAATGGAGATGGTACCTATAGTAAAGAGTATGTTTATACCATTCCCGAATCCTATACATCGACTACTGGACAGGTCACTGAGAGCCATCCTGAAAATATGAATGTGGTGGCATTCGTCTCTAACTATAATAATGTATATCCTGATTTTTGTGCCGTGTTGAATGCAAATAAAACGACTTCGTTGAATGAAGAGGTGACAGGACTGAAATCGGAAAGAGCAACAGATCAATCTATTCGAGCTTTTGCAAAGGATGGAACGGTTTATGTTTACGGAGAACACAGTAATCTGAAGGTATATAATCTACAAGGTATGCCTGTTCCTAATGAAAACCTGGTGCCGGGAGTTTATATGGTAAGATTGACAGGTTCGAACCAGAAAGAATATGTGCGGAAAGTATGTGTCGGTAATTGA
- the rplA gene encoding 50S ribosomal protein L1: MGKLTKNQKLAAGKIEAGKAYSLKEAASLVKEITFTKFDASLDIDVRLGVDPRKANQMVRGVVSLPHGTGKQVRVLALCTPDAEAAAKEAGADYVGLDEYIEKIKGGWTDIDVIITMPSIMGKIGALGRVLGPRGLMPNPKSGTVTMDVAKAVKEVKQGKIDFKVDKSGIVHTSVGKVSFTPEQIRDNAKEFIATLNKLKPSAAKGTYIKSIYLSSTMSAGIKIDPKTVEEI, from the coding sequence ATGGGTAAACTGACAAAAAATCAAAAGTTAGCTGCAGGAAAGATTGAAGCAGGGAAAGCATACTCACTGAAAGAGGCTGCATCTTTGGTAAAGGAAATTACTTTTACCAAGTTTGATGCTTCATTAGATATAGATGTACGTTTAGGTGTTGACCCACGTAAGGCTAACCAGATGGTGAGAGGTGTCGTTTCACTTCCTCACGGTACGGGTAAGCAAGTTCGTGTGTTGGCTCTTTGTACACCGGATGCTGAAGCTGCTGCAAAAGAAGCTGGTGCCGACTATGTTGGTCTGGACGAATATATCGAAAAGATCAAAGGTGGATGGACAGATATTGATGTGATTATCACTATGCCATCTATCATGGGTAAAATTGGTGCGCTCGGTCGTGTACTCGGTCCTCGTGGATTGATGCCTAACCCGAAGAGTGGTACTGTAACTATGGATGTTGCTAAAGCTGTAAAAGAAGTAAAACAAGGTAAGATTGACTTTAAAGTTGATAAGAGCGGTATCGTTCATACCTCGGTTGGTAAAGTTTCATTCACTCCGGAACAAATTCGCGACAACGCAAAAGAGTTCATTGCTACATTGAATAAACTGAAACCATCTGCAGCCAAGGGTACATATATTAAGAGTATTTATCTTTCTAGCACGATGAGTGCAGGTATCAAAATCGATCCCAAAACAGTAGAGGAAATCTAA
- the hpf gene encoding ribosome hibernation-promoting factor, HPF/YfiA family: MEIRIQSIHFDASEQLQAFIQKKVSKLEKYYEDIKKVEVSLKVVKPEAAENKEAGITVSVPNNEFYACKVCDTFEEAVDLSVEALEKQLVKYKEKQRTK, translated from the coding sequence ATGGAAATTAGAATTCAATCAATTCACTTTGACGCATCAGAGCAATTGCAGGCTTTCATTCAGAAGAAAGTGTCTAAGTTGGAGAAGTATTACGAAGATATAAAGAAAGTAGAGGTGTCATTAAAGGTAGTTAAACCGGAAGCGGCTGAGAATAAAGAAGCCGGTATTACAGTCTCTGTACCGAATAATGAATTTTATGCGTGTAAGGTTTGCGATACGTTTGAAGAAGCAGTCGATTTAAGTGTCGAAGCGCTCGAGAAACAGCTGGTTAAATACAAGGAAAAACAACGGACCAAATAA
- the nusG gene encoding transcription termination/antitermination protein NusG — protein MSEIEKKWYVLRAISGKEAKVKEYLEADIKNSDLGEYVSQVLIPTEKVYQVRNGKKIVKERSYLPGYVLVEAALVGEVAHHLRNTPNVIGFLGGSDKPVPLRQSEVNRILGTVDELQETGEELNIPYVVGETVKVTFGPFSGFSGIIEEVNSEKKKLKVMVKIFGRKTPLELGFMQVEKE, from the coding sequence ATGTCTGAGATTGAAAAAAAATGGTACGTTTTGCGTGCTATTAGTGGTAAAGAAGCTAAGGTAAAAGAGTATCTTGAGGCTGATATTAAAAACAGCGACCTTGGTGAGTATGTATCTCAGGTATTGATTCCTACCGAAAAGGTATATCAGGTTCGCAATGGTAAAAAAATTGTGAAGGAAAGAAGTTATCTTCCTGGTTATGTCTTGGTGGAGGCTGCTCTGGTTGGTGAGGTCGCTCACCACTTGAGAAATACGCCTAATGTGATAGGTTTTTTAGGTGGTTCCGATAAACCGGTGCCCCTCAGACAATCGGAAGTGAATCGAATACTTGGTACAGTTGACGAACTGCAAGAGACAGGAGAAGAGTTAAATATCCCGTATGTTGTAGGCGAAACTGTAAAGGTTACTTTTGGTCCTTTCAGCGGATTCAGTGGTATCATTGAAGAAGTGAACAGTGAAAAGAAGAAACTTAAGGTCATGGTGAAGATATTCGGGCGAAAAACACCGCTTGAATTAGGCTTTATGCAAGTAGAAAAAGAATAA
- the secE gene encoding preprotein translocase subunit SecE, protein MKKVFTYIKESYDELVHKVSWPTYSELTSSAVAVLYASLIIAVVVFLLDLCFQNLMENLIYPH, encoded by the coding sequence ATGAAGAAAGTATTTACTTATATTAAAGAATCTTACGACGAACTTGTTCATAAAGTATCGTGGCCTACGTATTCTGAATTAACCAGTAGTGCAGTTGCTGTTTTATATGCTTCCCTGATAATTGCAGTAGTGGTGTTCCTTTTGGATCTCTGTTTCCAAAACTTAATGGAAAACTTAATTTATCCACATTAA
- a CDS encoding T9SS type A sorting domain-containing protein: MLANIFSASAKIERAFSADGLCNVKIEVDKGSNVIATTIAGHGTRLTLTDGVNDVQLDDSENPLQIEAAEGAEIVSCKVNGSDGSIGGDGKLRVGITEGLHIEITTRSLSANPAVTFSVTDPSHIIVKADDELVSDISSPKEFAKGTMLTIAPADGYEVINVSTTERPTIPFANGVYSIRVEQEMTIYVQSQAANPVVTFEIDYPGRISVVNQSTRKPIDISSSKVSLPKGTVMEIQASDEKYSIKSVKVNGQDKAPAGGSAIYNVGVEGNMTVAIATSSTVPSVKFDVDKPENVKIHKLGSEEMLDVAKTYEMEKNTQIVIEAASDEVRIASVIANGMKLTPLGNGTYMTSVAMDMVIEVKTKGNLPTLDFKVDAPERINVLNGAEKLDISEMVELPIGTEITIEPANENCIIRSVVADGEELEAGSDKKYHVTVAGDMEFVIETAASLVLHIIQPEKGGTIAVYRDGQELHEGDVVITNDKLSFKNTPDENYFFVNYMVNNEECVETYTVSGSTDITVGAVFRALRDGYVAVNFELDEKGGLLNIRNIVDSEFISLDPSKPCEVKKGSAINIWIFTATVNIASCTKNGVDVPADADKEGRSYTMTVDENATIKVTTVKLVSVSGEHTNDDMYNSIGDVYIKYKGEVANTFIVPVGTTVELVAEPEEGYILDYYYLNYDESTKFTENAYTVENTDKEIIVIKGAFKVNPDSGIESLNSIQGHYDAETMQIITTGGNTKVYTVSGKMVLESNETNISVSALENGIYIVKTQKGVFKLVKK, translated from the coding sequence TTGTTAGCGAATATTTTTTCGGCTTCAGCAAAGATAGAAAGGGCGTTTTCTGCGGATGGGCTTTGTAATGTGAAGATCGAGGTAGATAAAGGGAGCAATGTAATAGCTACGACTATAGCTGGACATGGAACTCGGTTGACTTTAACGGATGGTGTTAATGATGTTCAGTTGGATGATAGCGAAAATCCTCTACAGATAGAAGCGGCAGAAGGAGCTGAGATCGTGTCATGTAAGGTAAATGGTAGTGATGGTAGCATTGGTGGTGATGGTAAATTACGTGTTGGGATAACGGAAGGATTGCACATTGAAATTACAACGAGATCTCTTTCTGCTAACCCTGCGGTGACTTTCTCGGTAACTGATCCAAGTCATATAATCGTAAAAGCAGACGATGAGCTTGTTAGTGACATAAGTTCCCCTAAAGAATTTGCGAAAGGGACAATGTTGACTATAGCACCTGCTGATGGGTATGAAGTTATAAACGTTTCTACCACTGAGCGCCCTACCATTCCATTTGCAAATGGCGTTTATTCGATTCGTGTGGAGCAAGAAATGACGATTTATGTTCAAAGTCAGGCTGCTAATCCAGTGGTTACCTTTGAAATTGATTATCCGGGAAGAATAAGTGTGGTGAATCAGAGTACTCGCAAGCCTATTGATATCTCTTCTTCCAAGGTTTCTCTTCCGAAAGGTACTGTAATGGAAATCCAGGCTTCTGATGAAAAATATTCAATCAAATCAGTAAAGGTAAATGGACAAGATAAAGCACCTGCTGGTGGTAGTGCAATATATAATGTAGGGGTAGAAGGTAATATGACGGTTGCTATTGCGACATCATCGACAGTTCCTTCTGTTAAGTTTGATGTGGACAAACCGGAGAACGTGAAGATTCACAAATTAGGTAGTGAAGAGATGTTGGATGTAGCAAAGACATATGAAATGGAAAAAAATACGCAGATCGTAATCGAAGCGGCATCTGATGAAGTTCGTATTGCATCTGTAATAGCCAATGGTATGAAATTGACACCTCTTGGAAATGGTACTTATATGACGTCTGTTGCTATGGATATGGTAATTGAAGTGAAAACGAAAGGTAATCTTCCTACTTTGGACTTTAAGGTGGATGCTCCCGAGCGTATTAATGTACTGAATGGAGCTGAAAAATTGGATATAAGTGAAATGGTCGAATTGCCTATTGGCACGGAAATAACGATTGAACCTGCAAATGAAAATTGCATTATACGTTCTGTGGTGGCCGATGGTGAAGAATTAGAGGCTGGTTCAGATAAAAAATATCATGTGACGGTAGCTGGCGATATGGAATTTGTCATTGAAACGGCAGCTTCTTTGGTATTGCATATTATTCAGCCGGAAAAAGGTGGTACGATTGCTGTATATCGTGATGGACAAGAACTCCATGAGGGAGATGTCGTTATAACAAATGACAAATTGTCTTTCAAGAATACACCTGATGAAAATTACTTCTTTGTGAACTATATGGTCAATAATGAAGAATGTGTAGAAACGTATACGGTATCAGGATCAACTGATATTACTGTAGGTGCGGTGTTTAGAGCCCTTAGAGACGGTTATGTTGCAGTCAATTTTGAACTTGATGAGAAAGGGGGACTACTCAATATTAGAAATATTGTAGATTCTGAATTTATTTCGCTTGATCCGTCTAAACCTTGTGAAGTGAAGAAGGGTAGTGCGATTAATATTTGGATTTTTACTGCTACGGTTAATATTGCAAGTTGTACAAAGAACGGGGTAGATGTACCGGCAGATGCAGACAAAGAAGGTAGAAGTTACACTATGACGGTTGATGAGAATGCTACTATAAAAGTTACAACGGTTAAATTAGTTAGTGTGAGTGGCGAACATACCAATGATGATATGTATAATAGTATTGGTGATGTATATATCAAGTATAAAGGTGAAGTTGCCAACACTTTCATCGTTCCAGTAGGCACTACCGTGGAATTGGTAGCGGAACCGGAGGAAGGTTATATTTTGGATTATTACTATCTTAATTATGACGAAAGCACAAAGTTTACAGAGAATGCGTATACTGTTGAAAATACAGATAAAGAGATTATCGTAATTAAGGGTGCTTTCAAAGTAAATCCAGATAGCGGCATTGAATCTCTGAATTCTATTCAAGGTCATTATGACGCGGAAACTATGCAAATCATTACTACGGGAGGAAATACGAAAGTATATACAGTCTCCGGTAAGATGGTTCTTGAATCTAATGAAACAAACATAAGTGTTTCTGCTTTGGAAAATGGCATATACATCGTGAAGACTCAGAAGGGTGTATTTAAATTGGTAAAGAAGTAA
- the xerC gene encoding tyrosine recombinase XerC, translated as MLTDSFLDYLRYERNYSEKTVLAYGEDIAQLAEFVKGKNGDFNPVEVNPGIIREWMISLMDKGYTSTSVNRKLSSLRSFYKFLLKRGEVNVDPLRKIAGPKNKKPLPSFLKESEMNKLLDETDFGDGFKGVRDRLIIEMFYATGIRLSELIGLDDKDVDFSASLLKVTGKRNKQRLIPFGDELKEEMLMYVNVRNERVLMRSEAFFVKEDGERLYKNLVYNLVKRNLSKVVTLKKRSPHVLRHTFATTMLNNEAELGAVKELLGHSSLATTEIYTHTTFEELKKVYKQAHPRA; from the coding sequence ATGTTGACAGATTCTTTCCTTGATTATCTCCGGTATGAACGGAACTATTCCGAAAAAACCGTATTAGCTTATGGTGAGGATATTGCTCAGTTGGCGGAGTTTGTTAAGGGAAAAAATGGAGATTTTAATCCGGTTGAAGTAAATCCGGGAATTATTCGTGAATGGATGATTTCATTGATGGATAAGGGGTATACTTCGACATCTGTAAATCGTAAACTAAGTTCGCTCCGGTCATTCTATAAGTTCCTTTTAAAACGAGGAGAGGTGAACGTGGATCCGTTACGTAAAATAGCGGGGCCTAAGAATAAAAAACCGCTTCCTTCTTTTTTGAAAGAGAGTGAAATGAATAAATTGCTGGATGAAACGGATTTTGGTGATGGATTTAAAGGCGTCCGGGATCGTCTAATTATAGAGATGTTTTATGCCACCGGTATAAGGCTTTCGGAATTGATCGGTTTGGATGATAAGGATGTAGATTTCTCTGCTTCTCTTTTAAAAGTGACTGGAAAGAGAAATAAACAGAGGCTGATCCCTTTTGGCGATGAACTAAAGGAAGAGATGCTGATGTATGTCAATGTAAGGAATGAACGGGTTTTGATGAGGTCTGAAGCGTTTTTTGTGAAAGAAGATGGAGAAAGGCTTTATAAAAATTTGGTCTATAATTTAGTGAAACGAAACCTGTCGAAGGTAGTGACGTTAAAAAAGAGAAGTCCTCACGTGCTGAGGCATACTTTTGCCACAACAATGCTAAATAACGAGGCGGAATTGGGTGCGGTAAAAGAACTTTTAGGTCATAGTAGTCTAGCTACTACTGAGATATATACGCACACTACTTTTGAAGAACTTAAAAAAGTGTATAAACAGGCTCATCCGAGAGCTTAA
- the rplK gene encoding 50S ribosomal protein L11 — translation MAKEVAGLIKLQIKGGAANPSPPVGPALGSKGINIMEFCKQFNARTQDKAGKILPVIITYYADKSFDFVIKTPPVAIQLLEVAKVKSGSAEPNRKKVAELTWEQVRTIAQDKMVDLNCFTVEAAMKMVAGTARSMGIAVKGDFPVNN, via the coding sequence ATGGCTAAAGAAGTTGCTGGACTAATCAAATTACAGATTAAAGGAGGCGCTGCAAATCCATCACCTCCCGTTGGACCTGCATTGGGTTCTAAGGGAATCAATATCATGGAATTTTGCAAGCAATTCAATGCCAGAACCCAGGACAAGGCAGGTAAAATATTACCTGTTATCATTACTTACTACGCAGATAAGTCTTTCGATTTTGTAATCAAGACTCCTCCCGTTGCTATTCAATTGCTTGAAGTAGCTAAGGTAAAGAGTGGTTCTGCTGAGCCTAACCGTAAGAAAGTTGCCGAGTTGACTTGGGAACAGGTTCGTACGATTGCTCAGGACAAAATGGTTGACTTGAACTGTTTTACTGTGGAAGCTGCCATGAAAATGGTTGCAGGTACAGCTAGAAGTATGGGTATCGCTGTAAAAGGGGACTTCCCGGTTAATAACTAA
- the tuf gene encoding elongation factor Tu yields the protein MAKEKFERTKPHVNIGTIGHVDHGKTTLTAAITTVLAKKGLSELRSFDSIDNAPEEKERGITINTSHVEYQTANRHYAHVDCPGHADYVKNMVTGAAQMDGAIIVVAATDGPMPQTREHILLARQVNVPRLVVFMNKCDMVDDAEMLELVEMEMRELLSFYDFDGDNTPIIQGSALGALNGVEKWEDKVMELMEAVDNWIPLPPRDVDKPFLMPVEDVFSITGRGTVATGRIETGVIHVGDEIEILGLGEDKKSVVTGVEMFRKLLDQGEAGDNVGLLLRGIDKNEIKRGMVLCKPGQIKPHSKFKAEVYILKKEEGGRHTPFHNKYRPQFYLRTMDCTGEITLPEGTEMVMPGDNVTITVELIYPVALNPGLRFAIREGGRTVGAGQITEILD from the coding sequence ATGGCTAAAGAGAAATTTGAACGTACCAAACCGCACGTAAACATTGGTACAATCGGTCACGTAGACCACGGTAAGACAACGTTGACAGCTGCTATCACTACAGTGTTGGCAAAGAAAGGTCTTTCAGAACTGCGCTCTTTCGATTCTATCGATAACGCTCCTGAAGAAAAAGAAAGAGGTATTACTATCAATACTTCACACGTAGAATATCAGACTGCTAACCGTCACTATGCTCACGTTGACTGTCCGGGACACGCTGACTACGTTAAAAACATGGTAACTGGTGCTGCTCAGATGGACGGTGCTATCATCGTAGTTGCTGCTACTGATGGTCCGATGCCTCAGACTCGTGAACACATCCTTTTGGCTCGTCAGGTAAACGTGCCTCGTTTGGTTGTTTTCATGAATAAGTGCGATATGGTTGATGATGCTGAAATGTTGGAACTCGTTGAAATGGAAATGAGAGAACTTCTTTCATTCTATGATTTCGATGGTGACAATACTCCTATCATTCAGGGTTCTGCTCTTGGTGCATTGAACGGTGTAGAAAAATGGGAAGACAAAGTTATGGAGCTGATGGAAGCAGTTGATAACTGGATTCCACTTCCTCCGCGTGATGTTGATAAACCTTTCTTGATGCCGGTTGAAGACGTGTTCTCTATCACAGGTCGTGGTACTGTAGCAACAGGTCGTATCGAAACAGGTGTTATCCATGTAGGTGATGAAATTGAAATCCTCGGCTTGGGTGAAGATAAGAAATCTGTTGTAACTGGCGTTGAAATGTTCCGCAAATTGCTGGATCAGGGTGAAGCTGGTGATAACGTAGGTTTGTTGCTTCGTGGTATTGATAAGAACGAAATCAAACGTGGTATGGTTCTTTGTAAACCGGGTCAGATTAAACCGCACTCTAAATTCAAAGCTGAGGTTTATATCTTGAAGAAAGAAGAAGGTGGTCGTCATACTCCGTTCCATAACAAATATCGTCCTCAGTTCTATTTGCGTACTATGGACTGTACTGGTGAAATCACTTTGCCGGAAGGAACTGAAATGGTAATGCCGGGTGATAACGTAACTATTACTGTAGAATTGATCTATCCGGTAGCATTGAATCCGGGTCTTCGTTTCGCTATCCGCGAAGGTGGACGTACGGTAGGTGCTGGTCAGATTACTGAAATTCTTGACTAA
- the rpsU gene encoding 30S ribosomal protein S21 has translation MIVVPVKEGENIEKALKKFKRKFEKTGIVKELRSRQQFDKPSVTKRLKKERAVYVQQLQQVED, from the coding sequence ATGATTGTAGTACCTGTAAAAGAAGGCGAAAACATTGAAAAAGCGCTGAAGAAGTTTAAGAGAAAATTTGAGAAAACTGGTATCGTTAAAGAACTTAGAAGCAGACAACAGTTCGATAAACCGTCTGTAACTAAAAGACTTAAGAAAGAACGTGCAGTTTACGTTCAGCAACTTCAGCAAGTAGAAGATTAA